GCTCGGCGGGAAGCCAGGGAAGCCGCTCGGTCAGTACGGAGAGTGACCAAAGAGGCGAATAGAAGCCCGCAGGCGCGGCCAGCGGCGAGCAAGACCGACGGGCTGTTCAAAGTGAGTGCCAGCGACGTCATTCTGGCTGATCTGGTCAGCCCAGAGAACAACAGTCAGGCGCGGCCGAGGCTCGGTTCGGCGGTCGTGATCGTCACCTGGCCCAGCAGACGTTCCAGGGCGGCTTCGACGTCTTCCTTCCAGGTGATCGCCGAGCGCAGTTCCAGACGCAGTCGCGGGTACTTCCGGTGCGGGCGCACCGTTTTGAAGCCGACGCTCTGCAGGAACGCGGCGGGCAGCACGCAGGAATGCTGGCCCAGCGGGTCCTCGTCGTCGGGGGTGGCGTCGCCGAAGGCTTCGATCGCGCGGACGCCTCGTTTGGTCAAGTCCTTCGCCACCGCCTGCACCAGCATCCGGCCCAGGCCGCCGCCGCGGAATTCCGGCAGGACCTGGAAGGCGGTGAGCAGGACGGCGTCGGCGCTGGGCGGCGACGTCGGGAAGGCGAGCGAGCGGGGCACCGCGTTCGGCGGGGCGTAGAGCACGAAGCCGACCGGCAGCGTGTCGCTGTAGACGATGCGGCCGCAGGAACCCCATTCCAGCAGCACGCTGGACACCCAGGCTTCCTTCTCGACCTCGGTGGAGCCGTATTCATCGGCCTGCGCCTTCAGATGCGGCGCGAGCTCCCAGTACACGCACTGGCGGCAGCTCTTGGGCAGGTGCTCGAGATTGTCCAGGGTGACGCCCACCACGCGACGTGACACCTGAAACCTCCCTGAACCCCGCAACTCCGGCCTTCGCGCCCGCAAGAGCGCAGGCAGCACCGGAAGAACCACCCCGAGGATAGGCCGATGTGACAAGCGCCGGAAGAGCGGGGAGCCGGAAGAGGCCGCGGTTACACTCGATGGATCTACCAGCAGGTACCACCGAGCCCTCAGGTGTCCGATGACCGAGAACCGCCCCGCCAAGCCGCAGACCGGCCGCCACAATCTCGACCCGCATCTCGACCGGTACGCGGCACGTACCGCCGGGATGACCGCATCCGAGATCCGCGCGCTTTTCGCAGTGGCAAGCCGGCCGGAGGTCGTCTCGCTCGCCGGTGGCATGCCGAACCTGGCCGCGCTGCCGCTCGACACCCTCTCGGCTCAGGTCGGCGAGATCATCGCCGAGGAGGGGCTCGTCGCCCTGCAGTACGGGTCCGCGCACGGGATTCCCGCGCTGCGTGACCAGATCTGCGAAATCATGGCTCTCGAGGGGATCAAGGCGCACCCCGACGACGTCGTGGTCACTGTCGGTTCCCAGATGGGCCTCGACATGGTGACCCGGCTTTTCTGCGACCCGGGTGACGTCGTGATCGCCGAAGGCCCGTCGTATGTCGGCGCGCTCGGCTCGTTCTCCGCGTACCAGGCGAACGTCGTGCACGTCGCGATGGACGAGCACGGTCTCGTTCCCGAAGGGTTGCGGGAAGCCTTGCGCCAGGCCGAAAAAGCCGGGCAGCGGGTCAAATTCCTTTACACGATCCCGAATTTCCACAACCCGGCCGGCGTGACGCTGTCGGTCGAACGGCGGCCGGAAATCGTCGAGATCTGCCGTGAACACGGCGTGCTGATCATCGAGGACAACCCGTACGGCCTGCTCGGTTTCGACGGCCAGACCTACCCGGCGCTGCGCTCGCTCGACCCGGACAACGTCGTGTACCTCGGCTCGTTCTCCAAGACGTTCGCCTCCGGACTGCGCGTCGGCTGGGTACTCGCGCCGCACGCGGTGCGCGAAAAGCTTGTGCTGGCAGCGGAATCCGCGACGCTGTGCCCGCCGACCTTCAACCAGATGATCGTCTCGCGCTACCTCGCGACGCACGATTGGAAGGGCCAGATCAAGAAGTTCCGGGAGAACTACCGGGAACGCCGCGACGCGATGTTGTCGGCGCTGCAACAGTATTTGCCGCCCGGCTGCTCCTGGACCAACCCCGACGGCGGCTTCTACGTGTGGGTCACCGTGCCGGAAGGCGTTGACACCAAAGCGATGTTGCCGCGCGCGGTTACCGCTCGGGTCGCGTACGCGTCCGGCACCGGTTTCTACGCCGACGGGTTCGGCTCCCGCCAGATGCGGTTGTCGTACTGCTATCCGACGCCGGAACGCATCCGCGAGGGCGTGCGCCGGCTCGCCGCGGTGCTCGAGTCCGAAATGGACCTCGGCCGCACCTTCGGTAGCGTGA
The nucleotide sequence above comes from Amycolatopsis sp. AA4. Encoded proteins:
- a CDS encoding PLP-dependent aminotransferase family protein, whose translation is MTENRPAKPQTGRHNLDPHLDRYAARTAGMTASEIRALFAVASRPEVVSLAGGMPNLAALPLDTLSAQVGEIIAEEGLVALQYGSAHGIPALRDQICEIMALEGIKAHPDDVVVTVGSQMGLDMVTRLFCDPGDVVIAEGPSYVGALGSFSAYQANVVHVAMDEHGLVPEGLREALRQAEKAGQRVKFLYTIPNFHNPAGVTLSVERRPEIVEICREHGVLIIEDNPYGLLGFDGQTYPALRSLDPDNVVYLGSFSKTFASGLRVGWVLAPHAVREKLVLAAESATLCPPTFNQMIVSRYLATHDWKGQIKKFRENYRERRDAMLSALQQYLPPGCSWTNPDGGFYVWVTVPEGVDTKAMLPRAVTARVAYASGTGFYADGFGSRQMRLSYCYPTPERIREGVRRLAAVLESEMDLGRTFGSVKARTIPGPETPSPDTV
- a CDS encoding GNAT family N-acetyltransferase, which translates into the protein MSRRVVGVTLDNLEHLPKSCRQCVYWELAPHLKAQADEYGSTEVEKEAWVSSVLLEWGSCGRIVYSDTLPVGFVLYAPPNAVPRSLAFPTSPPSADAVLLTAFQVLPEFRGGGLGRMLVQAVAKDLTKRGVRAIEAFGDATPDDEDPLGQHSCVLPAAFLQSVGFKTVRPHRKYPRLRLELRSAITWKEDVEAALERLLGQVTITTAEPSLGRA